The Paenibacillus sp. MBLB1832 genome has a window encoding:
- a CDS encoding carbohydrate ABC transporter permease: protein MISAVKKRGLRPNNWIPHSVFTLLALSCVIPMLLVVMISVSDSKSIVERGYSLFPSLWSSAAYQFIFHSPKLILNSYGTTLFVTVVGTVVGLLLTAMIAYSLSRKEYKLAGAIGFLVFFSLLFNAGLIPSYIVFTKYYSLKDTYWILILPGLISAWNVILLRTFFFDLPQEVLESASMDGCSEMRIFWQIVLPMSKPALATIGLILMLNYWNEWFRSLIYIDTESKFMLQFLLYKILLNAELMMKDSQMGLSIGTTEFPSDSARMAIAVIAAGPMMFVFPFFQKYFVRGITSGAVKG from the coding sequence ATGATATCAGCTGTAAAAAAGCGGGGACTACGCCCCAACAACTGGATTCCGCACTCGGTATTTACACTGCTGGCATTAAGCTGTGTAATACCAATGCTGCTGGTGGTGATGATCTCCGTCAGCGATTCAAAAAGTATTGTGGAGCGCGGGTACAGTCTGTTCCCAAGCTTATGGAGCTCAGCCGCGTATCAATTTATTTTTCATTCGCCTAAGCTAATTCTTAACTCCTATGGAACGACGTTATTCGTCACAGTAGTCGGAACTGTTGTAGGCTTGCTGTTGACGGCGATGATAGCTTATTCGCTATCGCGAAAGGAGTATAAGCTTGCCGGCGCAATCGGGTTTCTGGTGTTCTTCTCGCTTCTATTCAATGCGGGGTTGATTCCAAGCTATATTGTATTTACCAAATATTATTCGCTCAAGGATACGTATTGGATCCTCATTCTTCCAGGTCTCATCTCCGCCTGGAATGTCATCCTGCTACGCACATTTTTCTTCGATTTGCCGCAGGAAGTACTGGAGTCGGCAAGTATGGATGGGTGCAGCGAAATGCGCATTTTTTGGCAAATCGTTCTCCCAATGTCCAAGCCAGCACTTGCGACAATTGGACTGATTTTGATGCTGAACTACTGGAACGAGTGGTTCCGTTCATTGATCTACATCGACACGGAGAGCAAATTTATGCTGCAGTTTTTACTGTATAAAATTTTGCTAAATGCCGAACTTATGATGAAAGACTCTCAAATGGGATTAAGCATTGGTACTACAGAATTCCCTTCCGACAGCGCGAGAATGGCGATTGCCGTCATTGCAGCGGGTCCGATGATGTTCGTATTTCCATTTTTTCAAAAATATTTTGTTAGAGGCATTACATCCGGAGCAGTTAAAGGGTAA
- a CDS encoding ABC transporter permease codes for METNALSQTVPGVRKVSRKSTLRKNVDYTLLALPALVLMIVFNFVPLPGIILAFKNYNFVAGIFGSPWVGFKNFTFIFSTNDALLALKNTLVYNAAFIITGISGSVLLAILLNEVLSRKMLKAYQTAIFLPYFLSWTIVAYIVFALLDNSKGMVNFILHGLGFSTVEWYFNPQYWFWIHVILHFWKLMGYSTLLNYAYILSVDPAYYEAASIDGASRFQMAMKITLPALRPIILINFLLALGRIFNADFGQFFLVPLESPALHDVSSVLDTYVYSALRGGADLGMGAAAGLFQSFAGFVLVLAVNFFIRYRNGRESAMF; via the coding sequence ATGGAAACAAACGCATTGTCGCAAACGGTGCCTGGCGTGAGAAAGGTGTCGCGCAAAAGTACCCTGCGAAAAAATGTAGACTATACATTACTGGCGCTTCCAGCACTGGTGCTTATGATTGTTTTTAATTTTGTTCCGCTGCCGGGCATCATACTTGCCTTTAAAAACTACAATTTTGTCGCTGGTATTTTTGGCAGCCCGTGGGTCGGATTTAAAAACTTTACGTTTATTTTTTCAACGAACGATGCTTTGCTTGCACTCAAAAACACGCTTGTCTACAATGCCGCTTTTATTATTACGGGAATCAGTGGAAGTGTCCTGCTGGCGATTCTGTTAAATGAAGTCTTGAGCAGGAAAATGTTGAAAGCGTATCAAACCGCTATATTTTTACCGTATTTTCTTTCCTGGACGATTGTTGCTTACATTGTTTTTGCCCTGTTGGATAACAGCAAGGGAATGGTGAATTTCATTTTACATGGGTTGGGCTTCTCGACAGTGGAATGGTATTTCAATCCGCAGTACTGGTTCTGGATACATGTTATCTTGCATTTTTGGAAATTAATGGGGTATTCAACGCTACTGAATTACGCTTACATCTTATCTGTGGATCCCGCTTATTATGAAGCGGCATCCATCGACGGAGCAAGCAGGTTCCAGATGGCGATGAAAATTACACTTCCAGCTTTGCGGCCTATTATTTTGATCAATTTCCTATTAGCGTTGGGTCGAATCTTCAATGCGGATTTCGGGCAGTTTTTCCTAGTGCCATTAGAGTCGCCGGCGTTGCATGACGTCTCGTCTGTTTTGGACACGTATGTATACAGCGCACTACGCGGAGGGGCAGATCTAGGGATGGGTGCTGCGGCAGGATTATTCCAGTCATTCGCCGGATTCGTGCTTGTATTAGCCGTAAACTTTTTCATCCGGTACAGAAATGGCCGGGAAAGCGCCATGTTCTAG
- a CDS encoding helix-turn-helix domain-containing protein, giving the protein MSVMHYIHNYRLDKSADLLLATELSITEIMERTGLYNESSYYKRFKRRFGTTPKVYRVDKEILNKLEKLHAFVVFFSLFLSKSILFFNSYSH; this is encoded by the coding sequence TTGTCCGTCATGCACTATATTCATAATTACCGGCTGGACAAATCAGCCGATCTGTTGCTTGCGACGGAGCTGAGCATCACTGAGATTATGGAGAGAACGGGTTTATACAATGAAAGCAGTTACTACAAACGGTTTAAACGCAGGTTCGGTACTACGCCAAAAGTGTATCGAGTTGACAAAGAAATCTTGAACAAACTGGAGAAATTACACGCATTCGTCGTGTTTTTTTCTCTTTTTTTATCGAAAAGCATACTTTTCTTTAATTCGTACAGTCATTAA